A region from the Gemmatimonadota bacterium genome encodes:
- a CDS encoding ROK family protein has product MSGRWVVGVDIGGTNLVVGLVPVGGGDPVALRSRATEPERGADAAVADIKRMAGDAIAEVLDGHGGSRDDIVGVGIGCPGPLDLDAGIVIATPNLGWTDYPIRDRIAHALGLPATLDNDANCATYGEWWQGAGRGVDSLVGVTLGTGIGGGVMLGGRIVRGASGSAGEIGHTTIDLNGRRCACGNYGCLEAYASGPNIAARAREGLEAGYESVLSELVENDLERITAVTVYEALVLGDEYAHEVMLETAKILGAGIANIVNTLNPEIVVIVGGVTRAGDHLFVPLRSEVRRRAFKSAVDACEIVPGELPETAGVIGAAGIFITEGLEA; this is encoded by the coding sequence GTGAGCGGCCGCTGGGTCGTCGGCGTCGACATCGGGGGCACCAACCTTGTTGTGGGTCTTGTCCCGGTCGGGGGAGGCGATCCGGTGGCTTTGCGCTCTCGTGCCACCGAGCCCGAGCGCGGTGCGGACGCTGCAGTGGCGGATATCAAGCGCATGGCCGGAGACGCGATCGCGGAAGTCCTCGACGGCCACGGCGGTTCGCGCGACGATATCGTCGGCGTCGGGATCGGTTGCCCGGGCCCCCTCGACCTCGATGCGGGGATCGTGATCGCGACGCCAAACCTCGGGTGGACCGACTATCCCATCCGCGACCGCATCGCGCATGCACTCGGTTTGCCGGCCACGCTCGACAACGACGCCAACTGCGCCACTTATGGCGAATGGTGGCAAGGGGCAGGGCGGGGCGTCGACTCTCTCGTGGGCGTCACGCTGGGCACAGGGATCGGCGGCGGGGTGATGCTCGGTGGCCGTATCGTGCGCGGCGCCTCGGGGAGCGCGGGTGAGATCGGCCACACGACGATCGATCTCAACGGGCGGCGCTGTGCGTGTGGTAACTACGGATGCCTGGAGGCGTATGCGTCCGGCCCGAACATCGCCGCGCGTGCGCGGGAAGGCCTAGAGGCCGGCTACGAGTCAGTGTTGTCGGAGCTGGTGGAGAATGACCTCGAACGAATCACGGCCGTGACCGTGTACGAGGCCCTCGTGCTAGGCGATGAGTACGCTCACGAAGTGATGCTCGAGACCGCCAAGATTCTCGGAGCCGGCATCGCCAATATCGTGAACACGCTCAACCCGGAGATCGTCGTCATCGTTGGAGGCGTCACACGTGCGGGCGACCACCTGTTCGTACCGTTGCGCTCCGAGGTACGCCGTCGGGCCTTCAAGTCCGCGGTCGACGCGTGCGAGATCGTGCCGGGGGAGCTCCCGGAAACCGCCGGTGTGATCGGTGCCGCCGGCATCTTCATCACGGAGGGTCTAGAAGCGTGA
- a CDS encoding Mrp/NBP35 family ATP-binding protein, whose amino-acid sequence MNSDELRRSVMTALSRIKHPGSGRDLIAGGHVQNLEVGDDGVVRYQFLLRPEDSGELVKEARAATEGVGGVTDVKVNVQLPQMAVSGGEGRQGGLKPGTVPAPTPKPGILTSVKQVIAVSSGKGGVGKSMVAANLAAAFACAGRMVGLLDADIYGPNIPLMFGVDRRPSVSGEKGQELIEPLEAHGVKLMSLGFLLDKEQPAIMRGPLVSGILKQFLEQVDWGPLDLLVIDMPPGTGDAQLSLVQTIDLAGAVMVTTPQDVSTGDVRRGVKMFERVNTRVLGVVENMSGLACPHCEEIIDVFGSGGGEALAKEMKLSFLGRVPLDPAVRMAGDDGAPTVLSAPESAAAVALIAVKDAVEKRLEALAEA is encoded by the coding sequence ATGAATTCAGACGAGTTGCGTCGCTCGGTCATGACCGCCCTCTCCCGTATCAAGCACCCGGGGAGTGGGCGCGACCTCATTGCTGGCGGACACGTACAGAACCTCGAGGTGGGCGACGACGGTGTCGTGCGCTATCAGTTTCTGCTACGGCCGGAGGACTCGGGGGAGCTGGTCAAGGAGGCCCGCGCGGCGACCGAGGGGGTCGGAGGCGTTACCGACGTCAAAGTGAACGTGCAGCTTCCCCAAATGGCTGTGTCCGGTGGCGAAGGGAGGCAGGGCGGGCTAAAGCCTGGAACGGTCCCAGCCCCGACGCCCAAGCCAGGCATCCTCACGAGCGTGAAGCAGGTGATCGCCGTGAGCTCGGGGAAGGGTGGCGTCGGCAAGTCCATGGTCGCCGCGAACCTCGCCGCGGCGTTTGCGTGCGCGGGCCGTATGGTCGGGCTCTTGGATGCGGACATCTACGGCCCGAATATCCCCCTGATGTTCGGTGTGGATCGGCGTCCGTCCGTGAGCGGCGAGAAAGGCCAGGAGCTCATCGAACCGCTCGAAGCCCATGGAGTGAAGCTCATGAGTCTCGGCTTTCTTCTCGACAAGGAGCAGCCGGCGATCATGCGTGGACCCCTCGTCTCCGGCATCCTCAAGCAGTTCTTGGAGCAGGTCGATTGGGGTCCGCTCGACCTACTGGTGATCGACATGCCTCCGGGCACCGGGGACGCTCAGCTCTCCCTGGTGCAGACGATCGACTTGGCTGGCGCGGTGATGGTGACGACGCCGCAGGATGTCTCCACCGGCGACGTGCGGCGCGGCGTGAAGATGTTCGAGCGAGTGAATACCCGCGTGCTCGGCGTGGTCGAGAACATGAGTGGGCTCGCGTGCCCGCACTGCGAAGAGATCATCGATGTCTTCGGCTCGGGCGGGGGAGAGGCGCTGGCGAAGGAGATGAAGCTCTCGTTCCTCGGACGCGTGCCGCTAGATCCGGCGGTGCGCATGGCCGGGGACGACGGAGCGCCCACGGTCCTTTCCGCACCGGAATCGGCAGCGGCCGTGGCGCTCATTGCGGTGAAGGACGCCGTCGAAAAACGCCTAGAGGCTTTGGCGGAAGCCTAG
- a CDS encoding aminotransferase class I/II-fold pyridoxal phosphate-dependent enzyme yields MSDEQKPARTPGPATLGIHGGGYEKRPGQPVVPPIVQSATFHWATPDDGELLYGRHGNPNQLMVGRKIAALEGTEAAVALGSGMGATAMTFLALVEAGDHIVASSYLYGATQALLGDELPRRGVKTTFVSPESLDEWRDAVQPNTRVFHLELPTNPSLRFFDPRPIVALAREHGITVTCDATFASPVNFRGIEVGIDVVIHSATKYLGGHSDLIAGAVAGASDLVEEVTRLSRLYGPALDPNAAWLLDRGMRTLDVRVARHNANAAAIAEWFVTQEQVVTTIYPGLASHPDHAIAAELMNGFGGMVSIVLAGGGDAADRFMGGLKVALAAPSLGGVETLVSQPRHTSHVGLSPGEREALGIPEGFVRISVGIENVEDLIADFDQALRVGS; encoded by the coding sequence ATGTCCGACGAACAGAAGCCGGCTCGCACCCCCGGACCTGCGACGCTCGGTATCCACGGCGGCGGATACGAGAAGCGCCCTGGGCAACCTGTGGTACCGCCCATCGTGCAGAGCGCGACGTTCCACTGGGCCACGCCCGACGATGGCGAGCTACTTTATGGCCGGCACGGGAACCCCAACCAACTCATGGTTGGGCGCAAGATCGCGGCGCTGGAGGGTACCGAGGCCGCGGTGGCCCTCGGAAGCGGCATGGGTGCGACCGCGATGACGTTTCTCGCGCTCGTCGAAGCAGGTGACCACATCGTGGCGTCGTCGTACCTGTACGGTGCCACGCAGGCGTTGCTCGGGGACGAGCTTCCACGGCGGGGGGTCAAGACGACCTTCGTCAGTCCGGAGTCGCTCGACGAGTGGCGGGACGCGGTGCAGCCGAACACGCGGGTCTTTCACCTCGAATTGCCGACCAACCCCAGCCTGCGTTTCTTCGATCCGAGGCCGATCGTGGCACTCGCGCGCGAACATGGAATTACCGTCACATGCGACGCCACGTTCGCTTCGCCGGTGAACTTCCGTGGTATCGAAGTGGGCATCGACGTGGTCATCCACAGCGCTACGAAGTATCTCGGGGGTCACTCTGACCTGATCGCCGGGGCGGTCGCCGGCGCCAGCGACTTGGTGGAGGAAGTCACGCGGCTCTCGCGTCTGTACGGCCCGGCGCTGGACCCCAATGCGGCGTGGCTGTTGGACAGGGGCATGCGAACGCTCGACGTGCGTGTCGCCCGGCACAACGCGAACGCCGCCGCGATCGCAGAGTGGTTCGTAACACAGGAACAGGTCGTGACGACGATCTACCCTGGTTTGGCCAGCCACCCCGACCATGCGATCGCCGCCGAGTTGATGAACGGATTCGGAGGCATGGTGAGCATCGTGCTAGCGGGGGGTGGGGATGCCGCAGATCGTTTCATGGGCGGGCTGAAGGTGGCGCTCGCCGCGCCCAGCTTGGGAGGCGTGGAGACGTTGGTCTCACAACCGCGCCACACGTCCCACGTCGGGCTGAGTCCGGGAGAGCGCGAGGCCCTGGGGATCCCCGAGGGCTTCGTCCGCATCAGCGTCGGGATTGAGAACGTCGAAGATCTGATCGCCGACTTCGATCAGGCGCTGCGTGTGGGCTCGTAG
- a CDS encoding glycosyltransferase: protein MNERVSVVLSTYEQPRPLALALRGYARQTLSDFEVVVADDGSGPETASVVRRAADQGLEVRHVWHADRGFRKTEALNRAIVAAYGAYLIFSDGDCVPRDDFVATHVRLAEPDRFLSGGYLKLPESVTRAVNETAIDTGDVFDVSWLRRKGYRPGRRALRLTRSLMLARALDAITPTRPTWNGHSASTWKEHLVSVNGFDLDMGWGGLDRAVGERLENAGVRGKQIRHRAVCVHLHHERPYKDPAATEANRDIRDRIRRHRETRAPSGLAETEAVEVDVRIDPETTA from the coding sequence TTGAACGAGCGGGTCTCGGTCGTCCTCTCGACGTACGAACAGCCGCGCCCCTTGGCGCTGGCCTTGCGCGGATACGCACGCCAGACCCTCTCGGACTTCGAAGTGGTCGTCGCCGACGATGGTTCGGGGCCGGAGACGGCGAGCGTCGTGCGACGGGCCGCCGACCAGGGACTCGAAGTGCGCCATGTCTGGCACGCAGACCGGGGATTCCGGAAGACCGAGGCGCTCAATCGCGCGATCGTTGCCGCCTACGGCGCGTACCTGATCTTCAGCGACGGCGACTGCGTTCCCAGAGACGACTTCGTGGCCACACACGTCCGCCTTGCAGAACCGGACCGATTCCTGTCAGGTGGGTACCTGAAGCTTCCGGAGTCGGTGACACGGGCGGTGAACGAGACGGCCATCGACACCGGAGACGTCTTCGATGTGTCGTGGCTCCGGAGGAAGGGATACCGTCCGGGGCGTCGAGCCTTGCGGCTCACCAGGAGCCTCATGCTCGCTCGCGCACTCGACGCCATCACGCCGACACGACCGACCTGGAACGGACACAGTGCCTCGACTTGGAAGGAACACCTCGTGAGCGTCAACGGTTTCGACCTGGACATGGGGTGGGGTGGTCTCGACCGGGCCGTGGGCGAGCGGCTCGAGAACGCCGGCGTCCGCGGCAAGCAGATTCGGCACCGAGCGGTTTGTGTGCACCTGCACCACGAGCGCCCCTATAAGGACCCAGCGGCGACAGAGGCGAACCGGGACATCCGCGACCGTATTCGTAGACATCGGGAGACGCGTGCGCCGAGCGGTCTGGCAGAAACCGAGGCCGTCGAGGTGGACGTGCGCATCGACCCTGAGACGACCGCGTGA
- the pruA gene encoding L-glutamate gamma-semialdehyde dehydrogenase, whose protein sequence is MNGIPTLPPPSNEPVLSYAPGTSERAELKAELEAQASEVIEVPLIIGGEEIRTGNTFDLVMPHSRGHVIARAHEAGPKEIDRAVAAALDAHADWSTTRWEDRAAIFLRAAELLAGPWRQKLNAATMLGQSKTAFQAEIDSACEIIDFFRIGTHFAQQIYSMQPMSDKGTWNRSEYRALEGFVYAVTPFNFTAIGANLSGTPAMMGNTVVWKPGHTAILSNYYVMRLFEEAGLPPGVINFIAGDAAQITSNLLSRPEFAGVHFTGSTRVFNSFWKTIGDSMGTYKSYPRIVGETGGKDFIVVHPSGDSAAVKTAIVRGAFEYQGQKCSAASRAYIPATMWAELEGPLIEETAALTMGDPRDFTNFVNAVIDQRAFEKIRGYIEEAQGSDDADVIVGGECDDSEGWFIRPTIIVAKNPDYTSMCDEIFGPVITIYVYDDADWSETLKVVDSTSPYALTGAVFARDRHAIREAMEVLRHSAGNFYINDKPSGAVVGQQPFGGARASGTNDKAGSMLNLLRWVSARSIKETFVPPTDYTYPFMGGK, encoded by the coding sequence ATGAACGGCATCCCCACGCTTCCGCCTCCGTCGAACGAACCGGTTCTCTCTTACGCACCCGGCACTAGCGAGCGCGCCGAGTTAAAGGCCGAACTCGAGGCGCAAGCGAGTGAAGTGATCGAGGTCCCCCTCATCATCGGGGGCGAGGAGATACGCACCGGGAATACCTTCGACCTAGTGATGCCACACTCGCGTGGTCACGTCATCGCCCGCGCGCACGAGGCTGGTCCCAAAGAGATCGACCGAGCGGTCGCGGCCGCTCTGGACGCGCACGCCGACTGGTCGACGACTCGCTGGGAGGACCGCGCTGCGATCTTCCTGCGTGCCGCCGAGCTGCTCGCTGGGCCATGGCGCCAGAAGCTGAACGCCGCGACGATGCTGGGCCAGAGCAAGACCGCCTTCCAGGCCGAGATCGATTCCGCGTGCGAGATCATCGACTTCTTCCGCATCGGGACGCACTTCGCCCAGCAGATCTATTCGATGCAGCCGATGTCCGACAAGGGGACGTGGAACCGCTCCGAGTATCGGGCGCTTGAGGGCTTCGTATATGCGGTGACGCCGTTCAACTTCACGGCGATCGGAGCCAACCTCTCCGGTACGCCGGCGATGATGGGCAACACCGTCGTCTGGAAACCCGGCCACACCGCGATCCTCTCCAACTACTACGTCATGAGGCTGTTCGAGGAGGCCGGCTTGCCGCCCGGTGTGATCAATTTCATTGCCGGTGACGCGGCCCAGATCACGAGCAATCTACTCTCCCGTCCCGAGTTCGCCGGTGTACACTTCACCGGCTCGACGCGCGTCTTCAACAGCTTCTGGAAGACGATCGGCGACAGCATGGGGACGTACAAGAGTTATCCGCGCATCGTTGGCGAGACCGGTGGGAAGGACTTCATCGTCGTGCATCCCAGCGGCGACTCAGCCGCGGTGAAGACAGCGATAGTCCGCGGCGCGTTCGAGTACCAGGGACAAAAATGCAGCGCGGCGTCTCGGGCATACATCCCTGCAACCATGTGGGCGGAGCTCGAGGGCCCGCTGATAGAGGAGACCGCGGCGCTGACCATGGGCGATCCACGCGACTTCACCAACTTCGTGAACGCGGTCATCGATCAGAGGGCGTTTGAGAAAATCCGGGGCTACATCGAAGAGGCCCAGGGGTCCGACGATGCGGATGTCATCGTGGGGGGCGAGTGCGACGACTCCGAAGGCTGGTTCATCCGGCCCACGATCATCGTCGCCAAGAATCCCGACTACACGTCGATGTGCGATGAGATCTTCGGGCCGGTAATCACGATCTACGTGTATGACGACGCGGATTGGTCGGAGACGCTGAAGGTCGTGGACAGCACCTCTCCGTACGCGCTGACCGGCGCCGTGTTCGCCAGAGATCGTCATGCCATCCGGGAGGCGATGGAGGTGCTTCGCCACTCGGCCGGGAACTTCTACATCAACGACAAGCCGAGCGGCGCCGTCGTGGGCCAGCAGCCGTTCGGCGGCGCGCGAGCATCCGGGACGAACGACAAAGCGGGCTCGATGTTGAATCTGCTACGCTGGGTGAGTGCGCGCTCGATCAAGGAGACCTTCGTGCCGCCCACCGACTACACCTATCCCTTCATGGGCGGCAAGTAG
- the lepA gene encoding elongation factor 4, producing the protein MDTDRIRNFCIVAHIDHGKSTLADRLLESTQTLSPRQMRAQVLDDNELERERGITIKLHAVRMAYQAGDGEEYELNLIDTPGHVDFTYEVSRSLAACEGAILVVDATQGVQAQTLSNLFLALEADLEIIPVINKIDLPGAEPERRRDEVVDLLGVDAASVLMASAKEGIGIDEILEAVIERVPAPEGDKNAPLRALIFDSYYDKYLGAVPSIRVVDGTIKAGTKITFGTVDAKYEVTEVGSLRLGRVPRPELTPGQVGYVVATIRAVAHTKVGDTILDAENRADELLQGYKEARPMVFAGLYPTDTDDYEDLRDALERLRLNDASLHYEPETSIALGFGFRCGFLGLLHMEIVQERLDREFGVELITTVPNVKYYVTLTDGSDLHVESPTALPDPGRIESIAEPIVRARILCPSEYIGNVQKLCHERRGTFKGMNYLDPQRVELDFELPLSEIVLDFYDRLKSGTRGYAGLDYEFIEMRPDKLVRLDILVNGDPVDAFSVIIHEDKAFLYGRDLVRKLKKLIPRQQFAVTLQAAIGNNVIARASVKALRKNVTAKCYGGDITRKRKLLERQKEGKKRMKLVGTVEIPQEAFLAVLHLGDD; encoded by the coding sequence TTGGACACAGATCGGATCCGCAACTTTTGCATCGTGGCGCACATCGACCACGGCAAATCGACGTTGGCCGACCGGCTCCTGGAAAGCACTCAGACGCTCAGCCCCCGGCAGATGCGAGCGCAGGTGCTCGACGACAACGAGCTCGAGCGCGAGCGTGGGATCACGATCAAGCTGCACGCGGTCCGCATGGCGTATCAGGCCGGGGACGGGGAGGAGTATGAGCTGAACCTCATCGACACGCCGGGGCACGTGGACTTCACGTACGAGGTGTCGCGCTCGCTGGCGGCCTGCGAAGGGGCGATCCTCGTCGTCGACGCGACCCAGGGTGTACAGGCCCAGACGCTCTCGAACCTCTTTCTGGCGCTCGAAGCCGACCTGGAGATCATCCCGGTCATCAACAAGATCGACCTGCCGGGGGCGGAACCCGAGCGACGGCGGGACGAAGTCGTCGACCTGCTGGGCGTCGACGCTGCCTCCGTGCTCATGGCGAGCGCGAAGGAAGGCATCGGCATCGACGAGATCCTCGAGGCGGTCATCGAACGAGTGCCCGCGCCCGAGGGTGACAAGAATGCGCCGCTGCGTGCACTCATCTTCGACTCGTATTACGACAAGTACCTCGGAGCGGTACCCTCGATTCGGGTCGTGGACGGCACCATCAAGGCCGGAACGAAGATCACGTTCGGCACCGTCGATGCGAAGTACGAAGTCACCGAGGTCGGGAGCCTACGCCTGGGCCGCGTGCCCCGTCCGGAGCTCACGCCAGGGCAGGTGGGGTATGTCGTCGCCACGATCAGAGCGGTCGCCCATACCAAGGTAGGAGACACGATCCTCGATGCTGAGAACCGCGCGGACGAGCTCCTGCAGGGGTACAAGGAAGCCCGTCCAATGGTGTTCGCAGGCCTATACCCGACGGACACGGACGACTACGAGGACCTACGTGACGCGCTGGAGCGCCTCCGACTCAACGACGCGTCCCTGCACTACGAACCGGAGACGTCGATCGCGCTCGGCTTCGGCTTCCGGTGCGGGTTTCTCGGGCTACTCCACATGGAGATCGTTCAGGAACGCCTCGATCGAGAGTTCGGCGTCGAGCTCATCACGACGGTTCCGAACGTGAAATACTACGTAACGTTGACCGACGGCTCGGACTTGCACGTCGAGAGCCCGACCGCGCTCCCCGACCCCGGGCGAATCGAGTCGATCGCCGAACCCATCGTGCGGGCGCGTATCCTCTGCCCGTCCGAGTACATCGGGAACGTGCAGAAGCTCTGCCACGAGCGCAGGGGAACCTTCAAAGGCATGAACTATCTGGATCCCCAGCGCGTCGAATTGGACTTCGAGTTACCACTCTCCGAGATCGTGCTCGACTTCTATGACCGCCTCAAGAGCGGTACGCGTGGCTATGCTGGGCTCGACTACGAGTTCATCGAGATGCGGCCGGACAAGCTCGTCCGCCTGGACATTCTGGTGAACGGCGATCCGGTGGACGCGTTCAGCGTGATCATCCACGAAGACAAGGCCTTCCTGTATGGCCGTGACCTGGTGCGGAAGCTCAAGAAACTGATCCCGCGGCAGCAGTTTGCGGTCACGCTCCAGGCGGCCATCGGCAACAACGTCATCGCCCGCGCAAGCGTGAAGGCGCTCAGGAAGAACGTGACCGCCAAGTGCTACGGCGGTGACATCACCCGTAAGCGCAAGCTGCTTGAACGACAAAAAGAGGGAAAGAAGCGCATGAAGTTGGTCGGGACCGTGGAGATCCCTCAGGAGGCCTTTCTCGCCGTGCTGCACCTGGGTGACGATTGA
- a CDS encoding carbohydrate kinase family protein yields the protein MTQPRVLGVIGSLVWDRIWDRDGRSEPIEEWGGIGYALGALSASIPSGWRLLPILKLGRDLAEDGRRFLRSIPGVDDSGIIVVPEPNNRVELRYEDDARRMERLTGGVPPWTWPELAPVVELCDALYVNFISGFEMDLDTAQALRVGYRGPTYADLHSLFLHMTQHGVRVPRTLQAWEAWLRCFDAVQMNEDEFELLGAQGDPWAFAAGALGPGLRLITVTLGHRGAAFVSSADFVSDPKLWRQDKRVAVSTGVHSGKVGLLGLPRIGDPTGCGDVWGATAFARMLGGDDLESAMTHANRLAGRNVDHRGARGLFRHLVGRLSHVEGGE from the coding sequence GTGACGCAGCCGCGCGTGCTCGGCGTAATCGGATCGCTGGTCTGGGATCGGATCTGGGACCGTGATGGCCGTTCCGAGCCGATCGAGGAATGGGGTGGCATCGGGTACGCGCTCGGCGCGCTCAGTGCTTCGATTCCCAGCGGATGGCGACTGCTCCCGATCCTCAAGTTGGGTCGTGACCTCGCCGAGGACGGCCGCCGCTTCCTCCGGAGCATTCCGGGCGTCGATGACTCGGGGATCATCGTGGTGCCCGAGCCGAACAACCGGGTCGAACTGCGATACGAGGACGATGCGCGGCGCATGGAACGGCTCACGGGAGGGGTGCCACCCTGGACCTGGCCGGAGCTGGCGCCGGTGGTCGAGCTGTGTGACGCGCTCTACGTGAACTTCATCTCGGGCTTCGAGATGGACTTGGACACCGCACAAGCATTGCGCGTGGGGTACCGTGGGCCGACGTACGCCGATCTTCACTCGCTTTTCCTCCACATGACCCAGCATGGCGTGCGAGTGCCTCGGACTCTCCAGGCTTGGGAAGCGTGGCTGCGGTGCTTCGACGCGGTCCAGATGAACGAGGACGAATTCGAGCTGCTCGGTGCTCAGGGTGACCCTTGGGCGTTCGCCGCCGGGGCGCTTGGCCCCGGCCTGCGGCTCATCACCGTGACGCTCGGGCATCGGGGCGCCGCGTTCGTGTCTTCCGCCGACTTCGTTTCCGACCCGAAGCTCTGGCGGCAGGACAAACGGGTCGCTGTGTCGACCGGCGTGCACAGCGGCAAGGTCGGGCTTCTCGGCCTCCCCAGAATCGGAGATCCCACGGGTTGCGGGGACGTCTGGGGTGCGACGGCTTTCGCTCGGATGCTGGGAGGAGACGACCTCGAGAGCGCGATGACCCATGCGAACCGGCTAGCCGGGCGAAACGTAGATCACCGGGGCGCGCGGGGGCTGTTCCGACACCTGGTGGGGAGACTCTCACACGTGGAGGGGGGTGAGTGA
- a CDS encoding DUF4384 domain-containing protein codes for MRRVLSLGLLAAFVSPPVEGQERAYDSPLEARVWLDRGDDPVLQRGDRVRVYYRTSVDAHTAIFRIDTDGRVTLVQPAHPGAEELIRGGRDYRLLFPQSAQWVVAEDPGIGYYFIVASEQPLDFSRFEFVPDEDRWDLGRVGETVYEDPYVAIDAYVAELISDWEVAPYALDFIEYSVGEAHSYPRFLCYDCHGYRPYTSWNPYTYACTDFRVVLWDDPYYYAAYRYAGTRVVFPRPLRNRPRYTVAVRAPGEGWSPLVRTRQAPPLPRRVTQYKEPEVATTPRSATPARRPQTRAPSAAAQGAVPRRFTSVPGRAAVTPNSARRAAQPVTPSVVTPRRPSSSGSTPRTSTSRPGASTTRPSTARSATPRSATPSRPTLQRRPPSTTTRGGTFDRANTSRPNGSRPSTTRTPAGSGSRTRVVLPSRPRAQPRASQPRRAPVTRNAPVARRSPPALSRPTVSRSRPITTRARPAASGARPTMSRPSTRAAPARRPTIRTRPKPPPRRRGRGG; via the coding sequence TCCGGTGCTTCAGCGAGGCGACCGAGTGAGGGTGTACTACCGGACGTCGGTGGACGCGCATACCGCGATTTTCAGGATCGACACCGACGGCCGCGTCACGCTGGTGCAGCCCGCGCATCCCGGCGCCGAGGAGCTCATTCGAGGGGGTCGTGACTATCGCCTCTTGTTCCCCCAGTCGGCGCAATGGGTCGTCGCAGAGGATCCAGGGATCGGGTATTACTTCATCGTCGCCTCGGAGCAGCCACTCGACTTCTCTCGTTTCGAGTTCGTCCCGGACGAGGATCGGTGGGACCTGGGTCGCGTCGGGGAGACCGTCTACGAGGACCCGTACGTCGCCATCGACGCCTACGTGGCAGAGCTCATCTCGGACTGGGAGGTCGCCCCGTATGCGCTGGACTTCATCGAATACAGCGTGGGCGAAGCGCACAGCTACCCACGATTTCTCTGCTATGATTGCCACGGATATCGGCCCTACACGAGCTGGAACCCCTACACCTACGCGTGCACGGACTTTCGCGTAGTGCTTTGGGACGACCCGTACTACTACGCCGCGTATCGCTACGCGGGCACTCGCGTCGTCTTCCCGAGACCTCTTCGTAATCGTCCGAGGTACACGGTCGCTGTGCGCGCGCCCGGCGAGGGTTGGTCTCCGCTGGTACGTACGCGCCAAGCGCCGCCACTTCCGCGCCGGGTGACGCAGTACAAGGAGCCGGAGGTGGCCACGACACCGAGATCGGCGACGCCTGCCCGACGCCCTCAGACTCGGGCTCCGAGTGCAGCGGCACAGGGTGCCGTCCCCCGCCGGTTCACATCAGTGCCGGGCCGGGCGGCGGTGACTCCCAACTCGGCACGGCGTGCGGCGCAGCCCGTGACCCCGTCCGTCGTAACACCCCGACGTCCGTCCTCGTCCGGGTCGACCCCGCGGACGTCGACCTCCAGGCCCGGGGCTTCCACCACGCGCCCGAGCACGGCTCGCTCAGCAACTCCGCGCTCGGCGACTCCTTCTCGGCCCACGCTACAGCGCCGGCCGCCTTCAACGACGACCCGGGGCGGAACGTTCGACCGCGCGAACACGTCGCGGCCGAACGGCTCCCGGCCGAGTACGACCCGCACTCCCGCAGGGTCAGGCTCGCGAACACGTGTGGTTCTGCCGAGTCGCCCGCGTGCTCAACCTAGGGCTTCGCAGCCCCGTCGCGCGCCTGTGACTCGTAACGCGCCGGTGGCCCGCCGCTCGCCGCCAGCCCTGTCCAGGCCGACCGTGTCCCGATCACGCCCGATCACGACGCGCGCGAGACCCGCGGCGAGTGGCGCGCGGCCGACGATGTCCAGGCCGAGCACGCGCGCGGCTCCGGCGAGGCGCCCGACTATAAGGACCCGGCCAAAACCCCCACCGAGGCGCCGTGGACGCGGCGGGTAG